The DNA window ACATTAATCCAGATAATCTTGCATTCAATGCACAGCGATAATCCTAGTCTATAATAGATATAATGATCACAGTATTTACAGGTGAAAATAGTTTTGAAATTGAGCGTGAGATTAAAAAACTCGAGTCTTCTTTTGATGGTGTTTCGGAAAAGGTCGATGGTAGTGAATTGAATGCTCGGCAGTTACCAGATCTTCTTATAGGTGGGACACTTTTTGCCGATACGAGGCTCATAATTATCAAAAATGCTTCTGAGAATAAATTAGTCTGGGAGAGTTTTGAACAATGGATCGAGCGAATACCTGAGGAGATTTCCGTAATTCTTATCGAGCAAAAATTAGATAAGCGCACTAAAACGTATAAGTCACTTACAAGGTCTGCAGCTATACGTGAATTTCCTCTTTGGAGAGAGTATGATAATCGTAAAGCGGAGGACTGGATCATAAACGAAGCTAGTCATCTTGGATTAGCACTAGATAAAAAAAGTGCTCAGGCATTGGTCGGACGCGTAGGTGTTGATCAGTGGCAACTTTCTTTAGCATTAGATAAATTGATAGTCCTGGATGTTGTGACCCCGGATATTATTCACGATGTTATTGAGGCAAACACAACCGAGAACGTATTTAATCTTTTCGAGACTGCACTTCGGGGTGATACCAGCGGTGTCATAAGTATGATGCGTGTTATTATGCTCCACGAAGATCCTTATCGATTATTTGGTCTTCTTTCTGGACAGGTATTTTATTTAGCGACGCTTACCATAACGGATAAATCAACAAACGATGTTGCCAAGGATTTAGGTGTAAATCCGTACGGTCTTACAAAAATAGCAACTACTGCTAAGAAACTTGGACCAAAAGGGGCTAAGCTTGCCATTATTGCATTTGCCGAAGCAGATGAAGGTATGAAAACATCCGTAGCGGATCCTTGGCTACTTATTGAACGTGCACTTATAAAAATCTCAGACCAATACCAGACCATAGCGAAGTAGTCTTTAGAAGTCGGTAATATTATTGATAGAAAAACAGCCTCAACTGAGGCTGTTTTTCGTAATCGGATAAATTACTTTGTTGTTTTCTTTGCGGCTGTTTTTTTAACAGCTGCAGGTTTCTTTACTGATACAGCCTTTTTAGCAACAGTTGCTTTTGCGGCTGGTTTTGCCGGAGCTTTTTTAGTTACAGGTGCTTTGGTTGTTGCTTTCTTACTAGGCGCAAGTTTCACGCCAGCGTCTTTTGCAACTTTGGCAAGTTGTGCTTTTCGGCGGGCTACAGTGTTTTTCTTAAGAAGGTTTTTCTTAACTGCAGTGTCAAGCTCACTATGAGCAGCACTTAAACCTTCACTTGTAGGCTTAGCTAAGAATGTCTTAACTGCAGACTTAATGTCACGTTTGATGCCGACATTACGCTCATTGCGCTTGATCGTTTGCTTCATTCGTTTAATGGCTGATTTGATGATTGGCATTGCTGTTCCTTTACCTAAAATTTATATATACAATCAAGGCGTTATTATAGGGGAAAGGGGGCTACTTGTAAAGTGGGGTGGATTTGTTGACGTATCCAAATTACTTATGGTATAGTTAACTCAAAATCTGACAAAATAAAAAAATAGGAATCAGTCCATGAATGATGGCACACAAAAACAACAAATTGTTGAAAAGATCAAAAGTTCCAGTAACATATTGGTAACGGTCAGTGCTAATCCATCAGTAGATGAACTCTCTGCTGCGCTTGGACTTACGATACTTTTAAATAATATGAGCAAGCATGCAACAGCAGTGTTTAGTGGCTCAATTCCACCCGCGATTACATTTCTTGATCCTGAAAAAACTTTTGAGAGTACCGTTGATTCACTCCGTGACTTTATTATTGCTCTTGATAAAGAAAAAGCAGACCACCTACGCTACAAAGTTGAAGGTGATGTCGTAAAGATCTTCATTACTCCTTACAGGACTACAATTACAGGTGATGATCTTGACTTTAGTCAGGGTGACTACAATGTTGAATTAGTACTAGCTCTCGGTGTCAAAGATAAAGATAACCTCGATGAAGCACTATCTGCACATGGAAGAATTCTTCACGATGCAACAGTTGTAACTATGAGTGCAGGCGATAATACAAGTAGTCTTGGTACTATTGACTGGCATGAGAGTAATGCGAGTAGCTTGAGCGAAATGGTAGTAGGGCTAACAGATTCACTTAAAAAAGATAAGTCGCTTCTCGATGAACAGACGGCAACAGCTTTTTTAACAGGTATTGTTTCTGCAACTGATAGGTTTTCTAATCCACGAACTTCGTCTAAGGTAATGACTGTCGCTGCGCAGCTCATGGCTGCGGGTGCAAACCAACAGTTAATTGCTTCAAAACTTGAAGAAGCACACGATATTGGTCAAAACGCCGACAACAACAAGGATACTGGCAGCGGTAGTGGTACTTCAAACTCTGATGGCACAACTGATCTATCTGAAGGCGAGCCAACGAAGCTTAATAAAAATGATCGTAACAAGAATAAAAAAATTGTTGATAATCAGACCCCTGTCAAAAAGAATGATGGCTCCCTTTCAATTTCGCACGAGAAGGAAGGTGATATTGATTCTGTTGCTTCTGAAACAGCCGAAGAAAATCAAGCTGATGCTCTTGATGTAGTCGAAGAGAAGCTAGAGGAAGATCGTAAGGAAGTCGCTGAAAAACAGCAAACAGAAGCTGCGAAACAAGCTGAAGATATGTTAGCAAAACAACTTAATGCGACTGCTCAGGTTGCAGTCCCTGCAGCAGCGACACTTTCAGTGGCAGATCTGCAAAAAGATTTAGCACAGGCAAGTGCTCAAGTTGATCATGCCGCGTCACAAAATCCATCAACAGCCCAGATCCCTGATCAAGAAACTGAACCATCATTTGGCGGGACATTAAATGCTACAGCCGAGGATGCCGCGGAGACAAAACGTCGCGAGATTAATGATGACCGAAACCGTACCATCTTAAGCCATTCAAATGGTGATTATGTTGGAGCTAACGCACCAACGTACCAGTCACCGCTTAATGCAGCATCGGCACCAGCAGAGGAACCAGTTTCAGTAGACCCATTCCATGATAATGACACTCCACTCAGCGGCGCTACGAGTTATTCACCACCTATCCAGCCACCTGTATCCATGGCCGCTCCGCCAGCGCCTATCGATTTATTTGCAACACCTGTCGCTAGCCCTGAGCAAACATCAGCACCCACACTAGCTGATATTGATCAACAGAACAGAAGCCCGCATGAAGAAGCACGTGACGCAGTTGCGGCTGCCTTCGGTGAATCTCCTCAAAGTGAGCCGTTTGCGATACCGGCGCCATCCGAGGCAGTAGTAACATCTGAGTCACTGCCAAGTGCAATGTCTTTGCCGCCATTACCCGATTTTTCAACTCTACCGCCATTGCCACCTGTCCCAGATTTCGGTATGCCTTCAACCCCTCCGTCATCTGATAAACTTGGTGATATCTTTGGTGCTACACCACCGGTCTCTCCTTCAGAGCCAGTTGTGAATAATCCAGGTCAGTTTAAGATTCCTGGTCAGAGCTAACTTTTCGTTATAAAGTGATTAATACCTAGGTTAGCACCCATCCTTGAGAGTGCGGCTTCACAGTCAGAAGTTTGCGTAACATGACATCGCATAATAGCAGTGATTTCTTCCTTCAGTGAGCGTGCGTCGACTGTTTCGGTGATCTCAGCTTGCGTCCGTCCAGCGTCCATATATAACCAGTCAGTCCGTATTGTTGGATTCTGTATTTCTGATATACACGCATATCGAATTCTTGTGAACCTAGTATCGGCTACTTTTTGACGAAAGAATACAAAACTTGCAGCTCTACTGGCAACTATGTGATCAATATGACCAGATATACCATTCGGGTCAATTGTCATAAACTCTACTTCTACCTGGTCATTGTCCGTGACGGTAGCATGAATGATGTCCTCGATTTGCTTGCTTGCTTCAATCATAGCTATATTATCAAGATGACCGTCAATAAATCCTAGGTGATATGTTTTTGTCGCACCAATTAATCGTGCTGCTTCTTCCCATTCCTGAAGTCGGACCTCTTTAAGGTTGTTAAGATTATTTGGGTTTGTGCCATTTTGCCCAGCCGTCAGTGAAATGAGATGAAGCTCAGTGCCTGCTTTTGTCTCTAGAAGTAGTGTGCCAGATGGGCCAAAGGCTTCATCATCTGGATGGGCAAAAATACCAAAAATAATCTTTTTCATAGTTCCAAGTATACTCTGCCTGGCAAAAAGATGAGAATATGTTGCGAAAACAGACAACT is part of the Candidatus Saccharimonadales bacterium genome and encodes:
- the holA gene encoding DNA polymerase III subunit delta, yielding MITVFTGENSFEIEREIKKLESSFDGVSEKVDGSELNARQLPDLLIGGTLFADTRLIIIKNASENKLVWESFEQWIERIPEEISVILIEQKLDKRTKTYKSLTRSAAIREFPLWREYDNRKAEDWIINEASHLGLALDKKSAQALVGRVGVDQWQLSLALDKLIVLDVVTPDIIHDVIEANTTENVFNLFETALRGDTSGVISMMRVIMLHEDPYRLFGLLSGQVFYLATLTITDKSTNDVAKDLGVNPYGLTKIATTAKKLGPKGAKLAIIAFAEADEGMKTSVADPWLLIERALIKISDQYQTIAK
- the rpsT gene encoding 30S ribosomal protein S20 is translated as MPIIKSAIKRMKQTIKRNERNVGIKRDIKSAVKTFLAKPTSEGLSAAHSELDTAVKKNLLKKNTVARRKAQLAKVAKDAGVKLAPSKKATTKAPVTKKAPAKPAAKATVAKKAVSVKKPAAVKKTAAKKTTK
- a CDS encoding PIG-L deacetylase family protein — translated: MKKIIFGIFAHPDDEAFGPSGTLLLETKAGTELHLISLTAGQNGTNPNNLNNLKEVRLQEWEEAARLIGATKTYHLGFIDGHLDNIAMIEASKQIEDIIHATVTDNDQVEVEFMTIDPNGISGHIDHIVASRAASFVFFRQKVADTRFTRIRYACISEIQNPTIRTDWLYMDAGRTQAEITETVDARSLKEEITAIMRCHVTQTSDCEAALSRMGANLGINHFITKS